From a single Gimesia fumaroli genomic region:
- a CDS encoding Gfo/Idh/MocA family protein, which translates to MSDSVNRRTFLGQTAVATAAGIAAPAILSAANKAPSKKVTIGIMGMQRGLALAKTFGALDGVEIKYVCDTDETRVAKAAKTVEKATKKAPQPIGDFRKILDDKDVDALIVAAPNHWHSPATILGCSAGKNVYVEKPCSHNPKEGEMMVAAARKNKRAVQMGSQRRSSESIMEGIQKVKEGAIGDVYLARAYYQSARGSIGTGKPASVPSELNYDLWQGPAPRQKYVDNLIHYNWHWFWKYGNGELGNNGVHSLDLCRWGLDVDYPTRVVSSGGRYAFDDDQQTPDTHVVAYEFDGNKQITWQGTSCNRHKNDFVTFFGSKGNLIIGTSGGYRILDAKDKEIEKVDGNQGMSEHAQNFIDAIRNNEPMSLNAEIEIGHKSTLLCHIGNIAHRTGRTMTCDPKNGHIQNDQAAMAMWTRDYEPGWEPKV; encoded by the coding sequence ATGTCCGATTCTGTCAATCGTCGCACTTTTCTAGGTCAAACAGCGGTCGCCACCGCTGCTGGAATTGCTGCCCCCGCGATTCTCTCAGCCGCCAATAAAGCCCCGAGCAAAAAAGTCACCATTGGAATCATGGGGATGCAACGCGGTCTCGCTCTGGCAAAAACATTTGGTGCGTTGGACGGCGTCGAAATCAAATATGTCTGTGATACTGATGAGACTCGTGTCGCCAAAGCTGCCAAAACAGTAGAGAAGGCAACCAAGAAGGCACCGCAACCCATCGGCGATTTCCGTAAAATTCTTGACGACAAAGACGTTGACGCACTGATTGTCGCAGCCCCGAACCACTGGCATTCACCGGCTACGATACTCGGTTGCTCTGCAGGCAAGAATGTGTATGTAGAAAAGCCTTGTAGTCACAATCCCAAAGAAGGTGAAATGATGGTGGCTGCTGCCCGCAAAAACAAACGGGCCGTCCAGATGGGCAGCCAGCGACGCAGTAGTGAATCCATCATGGAAGGGATTCAGAAAGTCAAAGAAGGGGCGATCGGCGATGTCTACCTGGCACGAGCCTATTACCAGAGTGCCCGTGGTTCGATCGGAACCGGTAAGCCTGCTTCTGTTCCCAGTGAACTGAACTATGACCTGTGGCAGGGACCCGCTCCCCGTCAAAAATACGTGGACAACCTGATCCATTATAACTGGCACTGGTTCTGGAAATACGGCAATGGCGAACTGGGAAATAACGGCGTGCACTCTCTGGACCTTTGCCGTTGGGGGCTGGACGTCGATTATCCGACCCGTGTTGTCTCCAGCGGTGGCCGCTATGCCTTTGATGACGATCAGCAGACGCCAGACACCCATGTCGTTGCTTACGAATTCGACGGCAACAAACAGATCACCTGGCAGGGTACCAGTTGTAATCGTCACAAGAATGACTTTGTAACCTTCTTTGGCAGCAAAGGAAACCTGATCATCGGCACATCCGGTGGTTACCGCATTCTGGACGCCAAGGACAAAGAAATCGAAAAAGTGGACGGCAATCAGGGGATGAGCGAGCATGCTCAAAACTTCATTGACGCGATTCGTAATAATGAGCCGATGAGTCTGAATGCCGAAATTGAAATTGGCCACAAGAGTACGCTGTTATGCCACATCGGCAATATCGCCCACCGCACAGGTCGCACGATGACCTGTGATCCTAAGAACGGTCATATTCAGAACGACCAGGCCGCTATGGCAATGTGGACACGGGATTACGAACCAGGTTGGGAACCCAAAGTCTGA
- a CDS encoding phosphoglycerate dehydrogenase yields the protein MPRTICTAKMCEFGPHFEILQAGGLEVAIVPAEVDLRKEPNRVVEQVQGFEAILAGAELYTRDVLEQLPDLRVISRYGVGYDAVDLEACDELGIAVTITPGVNHHSVAEQAFALLMGVARLTRSQDRAVRSGQWERALTPRVWGSTIGIVGLGRIGQAVATRAIGMGMQVLAYDPFPNQAFADEHQIKLADLDTLLTQSDYVTLHLPVTPDTIDIINRDTLAKMKSGSVLINTARGGLVDEEALIEALESGHLRAAGLDVYKKEPLPVESPLIKLENVLLSCHIGGLDQESHRDAYAMAAQNIVKLYQGEWPEECVVNLKNITEWKWSR from the coding sequence ATGCCTCGAACGATTTGTACTGCAAAAATGTGTGAATTTGGGCCGCATTTTGAAATTCTGCAAGCGGGCGGATTGGAAGTGGCCATCGTCCCGGCTGAAGTGGATCTGCGAAAAGAACCGAATCGTGTCGTAGAGCAGGTTCAGGGCTTCGAGGCGATTCTGGCTGGTGCAGAATTATATACGCGTGATGTTCTGGAACAGCTCCCGGATCTGAGAGTCATTTCACGCTATGGTGTTGGTTATGATGCCGTCGATTTAGAAGCCTGCGACGAACTGGGAATTGCGGTGACAATCACTCCGGGTGTGAATCATCACTCGGTAGCAGAACAGGCGTTTGCACTGTTGATGGGCGTTGCCCGTTTAACGCGTTCACAAGATCGTGCCGTCCGCAGCGGACAATGGGAGCGGGCATTAACGCCGCGCGTCTGGGGGAGCACCATTGGTATTGTCGGGCTGGGACGAATTGGCCAGGCCGTTGCCACGCGCGCCATTGGGATGGGCATGCAGGTGCTGGCATACGACCCCTTTCCCAATCAAGCTTTTGCTGACGAACATCAGATCAAGCTCGCCGATCTCGATACTCTGTTGACCCAATCGGACTATGTCACATTGCATCTGCCTGTCACTCCCGACACGATCGATATTATCAATCGGGATACACTGGCAAAAATGAAGTCCGGATCCGTTTTAATCAATACCGCTCGAGGCGGCCTTGTGGATGAAGAAGCACTCATCGAAGCGCTAGAATCGGGGCATCTACGTGCTGCAGGTCTGGATGTTTACAAAAAAGAACCATTGCCTGTTGAAAGTCCATTGATCAAACTGGAAAATGTACTATTGAGTTGTCACATCGGTGGTCTGGATCAGGAATCGCACCGTGACGCGTATGCGATGGCGGCTCAGAATATCGTAAAATTGTATCAGGGTGAGTGGCCTGAAGAGTGTGTTGTGAATTTGAAAAACATCACAGAGTGGAAATGGTCACGTTAA